A single window of Archangium gephyra DNA harbors:
- the larB gene encoding nickel pincer cofactor biosynthesis protein LarB, with protein sequence MDEKTLTRLLEQVKGGKVSVDAAVGQLKDLPFAELGYATVDTHRSLRFGFPEVVFGEPKTAEQVLGIVGKLVERKQPVLVTRLQPDKAEALLAAYPKGEYHALARIFHLKQGKQKAGKVSVVTAGTGDLPVAEEAAITAEAMGATVKRVYDVGVAGLHRLLKRREEIQDAHAIVVVAGMEGALASVVGGLVGIPVVAVPTSVGYGANFGGVSALLTMVNSCASNVATMNIDNGFGGGFYAALISRTKGQR encoded by the coding sequence ATGGACGAGAAGACGCTTACCCGACTGCTCGAGCAGGTGAAGGGCGGCAAGGTCTCGGTGGATGCCGCCGTGGGCCAGCTCAAGGACTTGCCGTTCGCCGAGCTCGGTTATGCCACCGTGGACACCCACCGCAGCCTGCGCTTCGGCTTTCCCGAGGTGGTGTTCGGCGAGCCGAAGACGGCCGAGCAGGTGCTGGGGATTGTCGGCAAGCTGGTGGAGCGCAAGCAGCCGGTGCTGGTGACGCGGCTTCAGCCGGACAAGGCCGAGGCGCTCCTGGCCGCGTACCCCAAGGGCGAGTACCACGCCCTGGCGCGCATCTTCCACCTGAAGCAGGGCAAGCAGAAGGCGGGGAAGGTGTCGGTGGTGACGGCGGGCACGGGCGACCTCCCCGTGGCGGAGGAGGCGGCCATCACCGCGGAGGCCATGGGCGCCACGGTGAAGCGCGTGTACGACGTGGGCGTGGCGGGCCTCCACCGGCTGCTGAAGCGGCGCGAGGAGATTCAGGACGCGCATGCGATCGTGGTGGTGGCGGGCATGGAGGGCGCGCTGGCGAGCGTGGTGGGCGGGCTGGTGGGCATACCGGTGGTGGCGGTGCCCACGTCGGTGGGCTACGGGGCCAACTTCGGGGGCGTGTCCGCGCTGCTGACGATGGTGAACTCGTGCGCCTCCAACGTGGCGACGATGAACATCGACAATGGTTTCGGAGGCGGCTTCTACGCGGCGCTCATCTCGCGCACCAAGGGCCAGCGCTGA